In a single window of the Magnolia sinica isolate HGM2019 chromosome 7, MsV1, whole genome shotgun sequence genome:
- the LOC131251159 gene encoding uncharacterized protein At5g19025-like isoform X2, translating into MKLPMVDCRSLIEFCKAFEQHRNSLATTDHRNNHTHSRNKRHSKSLNPLSHPFCDHSPFAAIDIIILLLVLGALGVLTVPYFKFIFREAAELLPEAFVLIGDVLYTAPVAYAVGLVMMFVIMVVAWEIIHHKSRKCGNPYCRGLRKAVEFDIQLESEECVKYMPPLPKDLYGARPLELGEDHKELEAELKRMAPLNGRTVLIFRAPCGCPAGRMEVWGPKKVRRIKK; encoded by the coding sequence ATGAAGCTACCAATGGTAGACTGCCGTAGCTTGATCGAGTTCTGCAAAGCTTTCGAGCAGCACAGGAATTCTCTAGCCACGACAGACCACCGAAACAACCATACTCACTCTCGTAATAAGAGGCACAGCAAGTCCTTAAACCCATTATCCCATCCATTCTGCGACCACTCGCCTTTTGCCGCCATTGATATCATCATACTTCTTCTGGTACTCGGCGCCCTGGGGGTTTTGACTGTCCCATACTTCAAGTTCATCTTCCGAGAAGCTGCTGAGCTTCTTCCAGAAGCTTTCGTCCTCATCGGAGACGTTTTATATACAGCACCAGTCGCTTATGCAGTTGGCTTGGTCATGATGTTTGTTATCATGGTTGTGGCATGGGAGATCATCCATCACAAGTCTCGGAAATGTGGGAATCCTTATTGCAGGGGTCTTCGTAAAGCTGTCGAGTTTGATATCCAGCTTGAATCAGAAGAGTGTGTGAAGTACATGCCACCTTTGCCAAAGGATCTGTATGGGGCACGCCCGCTGGAGTTAGGGGAGGATCACAAGGAACTGGAAGCTGAGTTGAAAAGGATGGCACCACTCAATGGACGTACTGTTCTTATTTTTCGAGCGCCTTGTGGATGCCCCGCAGGTAGAATGGAGGTCTGGGGGCCGAAGAAAGTCCGTAGAATTAAGAAGTAA
- the LOC131251158 gene encoding myb-related protein 2-like: MYHHQGKNSFCSSRASVPPETHLFVPGMNVSGETGLVLSTDTKPRLKWTPELHKRFIEAVEQLGGADKATPKAVMRLMAIPGLTLYHLKSHLQKYRLSKNLHAQATNLNNKNGCTTTAERMSEGRAAFTNSSDHESPTSKNLQISETLQMQVEMQRRLHEQLEVQQHLQLRIEAQGKYLQSVLEKAQETLRRQNLGSAGLEAAKMQLSELVSSVSTECLNSTFSELNRLACLGTPHTQTTHIADCSIDSCLTSCEGSQKDQEIHNIGNTHLCPKEEGSRPEETEPAWCMDLTESRAQRMMFPIQRNISNLSMSTVQGERGTGRTISEVRQKERDAEEACHERSKTSVTQLENDKPAKGFRFQGLTAELDLNARDENDAASSSKEFDLNGFSWN, from the exons ATGTATCATCATCAAGGCAAGAATAGCTTCTGTTCTTCGAGGGCGTCAGTCCCACCCGAGACGCATTTGTTTGTTCCAGGCATGAATGTTTCAGGAGAAACGGGACTGGTTCTCTCGACGGACACTAAACCTAGGCTAAAGTGGACACCGGAGCTCCACAAACGCTTCATTGAGGCTGTTGAGCAGCTTGGAGGGGCAGACA AGGCTACCCCGAAAGCAGTCATGAGGCTTATGGCAATTCCGGGACTCACCTTATACCACCTAAAGAGTCATCTTCAG AAGTACAGGCTTAGCAAGAATCTCCATGCACAAGCTACTAATTTGAATAACAAGAATG GTTGTACAACAACAGCAGAGAGAATGTCTGAAGGAAGAGCAGCATTTACAAACAGTTCGGACCATGAATCCCCAACAAGCAA AAACTTGCAGATAAGTGAAACACTGCAGATGCAAGTCGAGATGCAGAGAAGGCTGCATGAGCAGCTTGAG GTGCAGCAGCACTTACAGCTAAGAATAGAGGCACAGGGAAAATACTTACAATCGGTGCTAGAGAAGGCACAAGAGACTCTCAGAAGACAGAATCTGGGTTCTGCGGGATTGGAAGCAGCCAAAATGCAACTCTCTGAATTGGTCTCTAGTGTTTCCACTGAATGCCTCAACTCCACCTTTTCTGAGTTGAACAGACTGGCGTGTTTGGGCACCCCGCACACACAAACAACCCATATTGCGGATTGTTCGATTGATAGTTGCTTGACCTCATGTGAGGGATCCCAAAAGGACCAAGAAATACATAACATTGGCAATACTCACTTGTGCCCGAAAGAAGAGGGCTCGAGGCCTGAAGAGACTGAGCCTGCATGGTGCATGGACCTGACCGAAAGTAGGGCACAAAGGATGATGTTTCCAATACAAAGAAACATCAGCAACTTATCTATGAGTACAGTTCAAGGAGAAAGAGGGACCGGCCGCACCATTTCTGAGGTGAGACAGAAGGAAAGAGACGCAGAAGAAGCTTGTCACGAGCGATCGAAGACTTCTGTAACTCAACTAGAGAACGACAAGCCAGCTAAAGGATTCAGATTCCAAGGCCTAACAGCAGAGCTGGATCTGAATGCCCGCGACGAAAATGATGCCGCTTCAAGTAGCAAGGAGTTCGACTTGAATGGTTTCAGCTGGAactga
- the LOC131251159 gene encoding uncharacterized protein At5g19025-like isoform X1, translated as MKLPMVDCRSLIEFCKAFEQHRNSLATTDHRNNHTHSRNKRHSKSLNPLSHPFCDHSPFAAIDIIILLLVLGALGVLTVPYFKFIFREAAELLPEAFVLIGDVLYTAPVAYAVGLVMMFVIMVVAWEIIHHKSRKCGNPYCRGLRKAVEFDIQLESEECVKYMPPLPKDLYGARPLELGEDHKELEAELKRMAPLNGRTVLIFRAPCGCPAGRMEKEKYHDAAPSSKDF; from the exons ATGAAGCTACCAATGGTAGACTGCCGTAGCTTGATCGAGTTCTGCAAAGCTTTCGAGCAGCACAGGAATTCTCTAGCCACGACAGACCACCGAAACAACCATACTCACTCTCGTAATAAGAGGCACAGCAAGTCCTTAAACCCATTATCCCATCCATTCTGCGACCACTCGCCTTTTGCCGCCATTGATATCATCATACTTCTTCTGGTACTCGGCGCCCTGGGGGTTTTGACTGTCCCATACTTCAAGTTCATCTTCCGAGAAGCTGCTGAGCTTCTTCCAGAAGCTTTCGTCCTCATCGGAGACGTTTTATATACAGCACCAGTCGCTTATGCAGTTGGCTTGGTCATGATGTTTGTTATCATGGTTGTGGCATGGGAGATCATCCATCACAAGTCTCGGAAATGTGGGAATCCTTATTGCAGGGGTCTTCGTAAAGCTGTCGAGTTTGATATCCAGCTTGAATCAGAAGAGTGTGTGAAGTACATGCCACCTTTGCCAAAGGATCTGTATGGGGCACGCCCGCTGGAGTTAGGGGAGGATCACAAGGAACTGGAAGCTGAGTTGAAAAGGATGGCACCACTCAATGGACGTACTGTTCTTATTTTTCGAGCGCCTTGTGGATGCCCCGCAGGTAGAATGGAG AAGGAGAAATATCACGATGCAGCTCCATCCAGCAAGGATTTTTAG